Proteins from one Cryptomeria japonica chromosome 4, Sugi_1.0, whole genome shotgun sequence genomic window:
- the LOC131079806 gene encoding probable disease resistance protein At4g33300 gives MVSVIASSIHGESHKAWKRPTNKVSKRKCKSDCDRKGLIRLPQISIDFLDDVAKECFLDLGLFPKNRKICLDALLDIWVYVRKLQRHDAFAILSEFARRNLLNLTNNARGSRAIQHRNAPELYFSQADGMRDFALCLGRQYNILHAKRLVIERQYSSFLGKCELLNDRAIDTQILSIITGPMEENQWYDMTFPETEVLLLFFTSTEYVLPPFLKSMKKLKFLMVSNCGAKKATVKGIDVMSSLTQLKSVRFGSLLSPLGEKQSIEGLQNIEKLSMSLYEGFGNMSVFTKLKAFNLDHCSELEHLPLGISNMPSILSLSITNCHLLQKLPDDFGNMSPLRMLRLSALPGLKELPASIGKLGELEYLDISACEGLKVLPKEIGKLKKLKEIDMRECSRSKALPTTVCELSSLKLVICDEKIGKQWLRARNISIPELRVEIVEAHFSLDWLDD, from the exons ATGGTTTCGGTGATTGCAAGCTCTATTCATGGGGAATCACATAAGGCTTGGAAGAGGCCAACTAACAAGGTTTctaaaagaaaatgtaaatcagaTTGTGACAGAAAAGGGCTAATTAGATTGCCGCAAATCAGTATTGATTTCTTAGACGATGTAGCCAAGGAATGTTTCTTAGACTTGGGATTATTTCCTAAGAACAGGAAAATTTGTCTTGATGCACTTTTGGACATTTGGGTATATGTTCGAAAGTTACAAAGGCATGATGCTTTTGCCATCTTATCAGAATTTGCAAGAAGAAATCTGTTAAATTTAACTAACAATGCAAG AGGAAGTAGAGCAATCCAACATAGAAATGCGCCAGAGCTATACTTTTCCCAGGCTGACGGAATGAGAGATTTCGCCTTGTGTTTGGGACGCCAATACAATATACTCCATGCCAAGAGGTTAGTCATAGAAAGACAATATAGTAGTTTCCTGGGGAAATGCGAGTTGCTCAATGATAGAGCAATTGACACTCAAATTCTCTCCATTATTACCG GCCCTATGGAGGAAAATCAGTGGTATGACATGACTTTCCCGGAAACAGAGGTTCTTCTCTTATTTTTTACTTCGACCGAATACGTTCTTCCTCCATTTCTGAAATCGATGAAAAAGCTAAAATTTCTGATGGTATCCAATTGCGGTGCAAAGAAGGCAACAGTGAAAGGTATAGATGTCATGTCTTCACTCACTCAACTCAAGAGCGTCCGCTTTGGGAGCTTGCTTTCACCCCTTGGTGAAAAACAGAGCATTGAAGGACTGCAGAACATAGAGAAGCTATCAATGAGCTTATATGAAGGATTTGGAAATATGTCTGTATTCACAAAGCTAAAAGCTTTTAATCTTGACCACTGCAGTGAATTGGAGCACTTACCCCTCGGTATCTCCAATATGCCCTCAATTCTATCCTTGTCTATTACCAATTGCCATCTGCTTCAGAAGTTACCAGATGATTTTGGAAATATGAGCCCTCTAAGAATGCTAAGGTTATCTGCATTACCAGGCCTGAAAGAGCTTCCTGCATCAATTGGAAAACTTGGAGAGTTAGAATATTTAGACATTTCAGCATGCGAAGGCTTGAAAGTACTTCCAAAGGAAATAGGAAAACTCAAGAAATTGAAGGAAATTGATATGAGAGAGTGTTCCCGTTCGAAGGCGTTACCTACAACAGTTTGTGAGCTAAGCTCCCTGAAGCTTGTTATCTGCGATGAGAAGATTGGGAAGCAGTGGTTGCGGGCAAGGAATATTTCTATTCCGGAGCTTCGAGTTGAAATTGTTGAAGCACATTTTAGTTTGGATTGGCTAGATGACTGA